CCATGCCGGCACTCCAGCGAAGCGAACTTGTTCTCCAGGATCTGCTGAGCCAGCCGATAATTCTGGCGATCAAGCTTGCGGCGCGAGTCTCGGAAAAGGTGTTCCATTCGGTGAATCCATAGACCACGAGCACGTCGGCATTGGGTGATCCGAGTTCAGCGGCCAAGCGGCGAAGTTTCAAGCGCATGCCGTCGGGGACTTTCTCGCCGCCAAGAACGATGCGGCGGAGATTTTCCCAGTGCAGGCCTTGCTCGGCGGCCTGGTGCAGCACGTGGTACATGAAGGTCGGACTCGTGGGGGAGTCTCGGTCTGACCGTCGCCGGTCCTGGTTGTCCTCGCCGTGCGGCGCATTTTTTGTCAGTCCTGAAGCAATATACTGTGCAGACCGTGGGATTGACGACAGATCGACCGGAGAACCGTGCGCAGATTTTCAATCTGCTGTATCGCCGATTTCCAATCGGCAGGGCGCCGGCAAGTCCCAGCGTGCTCGGACTGGGAGACGCCCCGCAGAATACAATTCTGCGATACGCCGAACAGACAAGGAGGGAACAGGCCGCTGGAGGGAAGGTGAGGTTCAATGCCCCCAAGGCCCGCCACGCGGCGCGGCACGGCTGAGTTTGCGGAGGCCGCGAGGTTATTGCAGCGCGGGCGAAATGCCGAGGCTGCCGAGGACTTCGGCGCCGCGCTCCGGCGCTTCGCCAACCCGCGCGCGCTCGGTCGATGGTTCCCTAGACTTTTCATCCAAAAAATCCAGAACGACAGAATCGATGCAGGGCAGGTACATCAGCGCCGAATAGTGGCCGGCCCAAATTTTAATCAGCCGGGGTTTTCCCATCGCGAGGAGGTCCTCGGCCCTCATGCTGCGCAGGGCGATTTCGCGCGCGGCTTCCCGGCCTGCGCGTTTCATCACGTTCGCCATTGGTTCGCCCAGAACTTCGGATGAAACCGTGCGCTGCCGGAGGGTTTCCTGAAACGGGCCGATGAGATTGAGGAGCGTGAAATAGTTAGTCGCGTGGTACGCCAGGCGGTGATCGACGATTTCGGGAGCGTTGCGGCTCACGGCGGGTCTGAAGGACGCGGAGGCTTTCGCGATGGCGGCCGGGGAAGGTTCGGCAATGACAGGCTCTTGGGCCAGAACGCTCCGTTCAAATCCCAAGGCCAATGCGAGGGCAACGGACCGCAATACTTGCCATGAACACCACGGCAGAGTTGCGTTGCCGCACAGCCGGTTTTCAGTCGATGCGGCGGCGCAGCAACGCCGCTCTACCATCGACGGGTTCAATGGCCGAGTGCATGGTGATCGGGCCAAGGGAGCTTCCCATGAACCGGACGGTAGGGCGAGCCTGTCCCAAGCGAGCCGAATCGGAAGTGTGCCACGCGCGTCGAGCGGCTCGCCGGGACGGACTCGCCCTACCGGGTTCGTGGGAGGCCAGCACGTCTGGAAGGAACAATCGGACGCGAGCGGCGCGTCGGTTGCGCTGACCTCAAACTTCAGATTACGAAATGGCCGATACATCTTTGGCCTTCGCAGTTGGCGCTCGACCGCCGCTTACTCGCTTCAATTAATGGCACAACTCCGGCCAACTTTTTTAGTGGGGTGAAGTCCTGACGGTAATCCCTCAGCTAACGACGGTGGAGCGACGCTCCTGCGGATTTTTTCTTCGATGGCATTACAGTAGCTCGGCAGGAGTCTCGCCTCACCTCACCTACCTTAACTGGGGGACACTCCTGACGGCCATTTCTTCTTGCGCTGCCCTTCCTCGGTCGTCTATAGCTCTGCGCGTTCCCAACGCGCCGGTGCAGCCCGGCCAACGGAAGCCTTCCATGGGTTCGCAGAATCTCCTGCCATCCAAGTTGTGATCGCTTCTGTCGAGGCAGAAAATCTGAATGAAAATCCGAAAGGGTACCGCGATGAAAAGAAACTATCTCTCCTCCTCCTGCTGGACCGCTGTTCTTTGTCTGAGCGCCATAGCGTTCAAAGCAACGGCGGCAGACGTCCTCACCCCTTGTTTCCTCAAGGTGTCGATCTACACCAATTTACCCGGCGCCGCCGTGGCGGATTTCACCGGCGACCCCACTTATCCGGCGAAGCCCGGAGAAGTTCGATTTCTCAGAGCGTTCAACACGCGCGACGCCATTCCGAACGACACGCTCCAGGACTTCGGCGGCCGCATCGAAGGTTTTCTCACGCCCCTGGAATCCGGCGAATATCACTTTTTCCTGCGCAGCGACTCGCAGTCGCAGCTTTGGCTCAGCACGGATGACAAGGAAGCCAATGCGGCTCAGATCGCCGAGGAACCGGATCGCGGCGACCCGTTCATGGAGCTGGACGCCGGAGACTCGGCGACCTCGCCTCCCGTCGCGCTCGTCGCGGGAAGACGTTATTTCATCATGGTGCTTTACAAAGGAAACAGCGGCGGCGGCAACAGCACGGACTTCGCGCAGGTCGCGTGGCGCAAGGTGGGGGACACGACGCCGGCGTTGTTGCTCAAACCCATTCCAGCGGCGTTTCTCTCCACGATGGCGAGCGATGCCCAGGCTTCCAAGATCACGATCACTCAGCAACCCAAAGACGTGTCTGGCGAAGAGAATTCCAGCGTGACTTTCACTTGTGTGGCCACGAACGCTCCCGCCGTCCCGCTCTGCATCCAATGGCAGCGCAACGGGGTCAACATTCCGGGCGCGACCGGCACGAATTACGTCCGTTTCCTGGACAAGGCAGACCACGGCGCAAAGTTCCGCGCGCTCATCGCCGCTCCGGGTGTTTCTGTGAACAGCGCCGAAGTCACGGCCACGGTTACCGACGACAAAACGCGTCCCACGATTGCCGCGGCCAAAGGCGGTCCCAACCGGCCTGAAGTTATCCTGACGTTCTCGGAAAGAGTCACTACCACCGCCGCCACGACTATCGGGAACTACAAAATTGCCGCTCCGAACGGCACCGCGCTGGCGGTGACTGCGGCGGCGTTGTCCGCGGACCGGACCCAGGTTACGCTTCAGACCGGGCCGCAGACGCCGGGCACCGAATACACGGTCACAGTGAGCAACGTCACGGACCTTGCCGCCGCGGCGCCGAACGCAGTGGCCACGAATACGACCGCGAAATTCTTCGCGCGCGGACCGTTGATCCAGGGCGAGGACGGCTTTGTCGTTTGGGAAGCGGAAGATTACGACCGCAACCCGGATGGTTTGTGGTTCGCGGATACCGAACGCGGCGTGGCGTCAGGCGGAGTTTCCATGGTCAATTACAACGGCGCGGGGGGCGGGGAAAACAACACCAAACTCGAATACGACATTTTCTTTTCCCAGACCGGGACGAACATCCTCTGGTGGCGTTTCAGCGGCAACGACGGCAACGACGACTCGGCGTGGATTCATGTGGACGGCGCGCGTCCCGTTGGCCGTGAGGCTGGCAACATGGCCGCCATGAGCGGCACCGGAACCAGCCTGGCGGGCAATTGGGGATGGATTTCAAGCCCGTTCGAAGGGGGCGGCCAGATGACCTTCGTCATCGACACCCCTGGCGTCCATACCATCGCCGTCGCGCGGCGCGAAGATGGATCTTATGTCGATAAGTTTGTGATCACGAAGAACCCGTCTTTCAATCCCACGGCGGTGTTCGGCACGTTGGGTCCGCCCCTCACGCTGCGCCAGGGCGAGCCGCTTCCGCCCGGGCTGAGTTTCGAGATCACCCAGCAGCCGGTGAGTGTGACCGGGGTGGAACATTCCACGCTTTCCATCGTGGCCCAGGTGGCGTTGCCGCAGGGCGTGCTCTCCAGCACCCAATGGCAGCGCAAACAAGGCAACGCGTTCGTGGACATCCCCGGCGCGACGCTGCAAACGAACACGATTTCCCGGTTGACCATGGATTGGAACGGCGCGGTGCTTCGTTTGAAAGTCAGCAGCAGCGGAGTCACGAAATATTCCGATGAGGCGACGGTGACGGTGACGCCAGAAACGACGCCCCCGGAATTGTTGGCGGCCACCGGACTGGCTTTGCAGAATCGCGTGACCTTGCGCTTTTCCGAACCGTTGAATGCCACGAGCGCCGGGAACGCGGCCAATTATCAAATCACCGGCTCCCCCGGCGCGTTATCGGTCACTTCGGCCACGGTCTTGCCTGGGCAGCGAAGCGTCATGCTCGCGACCGGCGCCCAAACGGTCGGCACAAAGTACACCGTCACCGTGTCGCGCGTGACCGATCAGGCGGCTACGCCGAACGCGATCGTGAATGGCACCGCGAAGTTTTACAGCCTGGGCGCGCTGCAACCACAAGGCGCGGACGGGTTGCTGGTGTTCGAAGCGGAAGCTTACGACCGAAATCTCGACAACCTTTGGGTCGAAAACAACTCGCGAGGCAATCCTTCTGGCGGGATTTCGGTGGTGGTTCCCACGGGCGGGAGCGAGACCGCGACGCAACTCGAATATGATCTCAATTTCACCAAAACCGGCACCAACATCCTTTGGTATCGCGCCAGTGGCAATGACGGCAGCTCCGACTCGTCGTGGTTCTGGATCGACGGCGCGCGCCCGGCAAATCGGGCGACCGCCAACCAAGCCAGCCTGTCCGGGTTTGGGAACCAACAGGATTTCGTCTGGCGCAGCGCCCCGCAGGACGGCGGCGGCCAGTACACCTTCATCGTCAATACCGCCGGCCCGCACATCGTCGGACTCGGCCGCCGCGAGAACAATGCGCACTTCGACAAATTTGTCATCACAACGGACCCGGCGTTCAACCCGAACGACTACGGCCCGTTTGGTCCGCCTGAAACGCGAGCCGGATCGCCGGCGTTGCCGGCGCTGGCCATTGCTTCTCCGGAGGCGAACGCGCAGTTTGACGCGGGAGCCAATATTCCTGTTTCCGTCACGATTTCGCAGACGACGCGAGTGATCACCAAAGTGGAATTCTTCAGTGGCGCGGCCAAGATCGGCGAGTCAGCCGCCAGCCCGTACAATTTCACCTGGCAGAACGCGCCAACGGGGACGAACAACATCACCGCGCGGCTCACGGATGACGTGGGGGACATCGTGGGTTCCCGACCCGTGCCTGTTATTGTGAATCCCGGAGCAGGCAGCCCGGCGCCGAAGTTTACCGGGTATCGCATCCAGGGCGGTAATCTCGTTCTGGAGTGGACCGGCGGCGGAAGACTGCAATCTTCTCCCGTGCTGCCAGGGCAATGGACCGATGTGCCGAATGCCGTCAGCCCGTTTAGCGTCGCTCCCGGCGGGCCGCAGCGGTTCTACCGCGTGGTGCAATGAAGCCCGGGCAGGGCTGCGCTGCCTGCCCGTAGCGTAGAGTTGCACTCTGCTGTATCGCCGACTTGCAATCGGCAGCGCGTCGGCTTATTCGACCGCGCCCAAACCTGCCAGCGCCACGCAGGATGCAATCCTGCGATACGGCAGATTGAAAATCTGCGCTACGCTAAATGGATACGCCGCGCAGCCTTCCTTTCGTTGAGTCAGAATGGAATCGAAAACGGAACATCACGGCTGCGCGGCAGCGCAGCCCTGCCTTCGACTGAAATGCACGGCTTCTAATCAGCGCGCCGCGTCGCCGGACGCTTTTCGCACGCAGCGGAAGCCGTAGATGTCGTAGCCGAAGCATACGTCCGAGTAACCCGGATTCTCGTTGTAGCGATATCCGGAGCGCGCGCTCTCGTCGCCGAATCGCCAGGCTCCGCCGCGAAGCACCTTGTTTTCCCCGGTCTGCGGGCCTCTCGGATCCTGTTTGGGCGACTCCGCGTAATAATCCACCTTGTAGAAGTCGTTGCACCATTCCCAGACGTTGCCGCAGATGTCGTAAAGCCCCCAGGGATTCGGCTGCTTCTGGCCAACGGGCCTGGGGCGGCCGCTGGAATTCTTTTCGATCCAGGCGTAATCTCCGAGCTTCGCGGAATTGTCGCCGAAGAAATAAGCCGTCGTGGTTCCCGCCCGGCAGGCGTACTCCCACTCCGCTTCCGTGGGCAACCGGTAGCCATTGGCGTCGAAGTTGCACTGCCAGGTATTGGTGTCGTAGCAAGGCTGAAGGCCCTCTAACTCGGATCGCTTGTTGCAGAATCGGACCGCATCGGACCAGCGCACCTGCTCGACGGGATTCTTGTCTCCTTTCCAGCGCGATGGATTCGAGCCCATGACTCTCTGGAATTGCTCCTGAGTCACAAGGAATTTGTCCATGTAGAACGCGCTGACCGAAACTTCGTGCGGCGGTGAATCGACCTCGTTTTTGTCGCCCATCGTGAAGCGACCGGCCGGGATGAGAACCGTTTCCGATTTGGAGTCCGGCGCAGTCTTGGCCGAATCTGCCGCTGGCGCCGCGAGATTCGCTGGCGCCGGCTTATCGCCGCCAGCTTGAGTTTGCGAACGAGCCTCCGGCGTTTCACGCCCGCACCCGTTCACCAGCGCAAGGACCAGGGACAACAACAAAACAGTTCTGACAAATTCTTTCATACAACTCTCGGTTGAGGTTCGTCAGGCTTCGCCGCCTCTTCACCCGCTTGCCGATTCAACTCATTTAACCGATTTAACGATTTAACGTTGTAACGAATAACGCCTCGAATCATGGCGATCAATAATCCGCCCAAATCTCATACCCGTCCGGATTTCGCAGAATCTGGCGGCAGCGAGCCCTGATTTCCTTCGCCAACTCGACGGCCCTGGGTTGTTCGAGGCACGCGCGCGCCGCTTCCTGGAACAATTTCCGGGTGATCGTGTGGCATTGCGCGACCACATAATCCTGGGCGCCGCCCATGGCCCTCCAGTCTTTGAGGAGTTCCAGGTAAGCCTTCAGGTTGTTCGGATCCTTCTTCCTCGTCAGGCTCATCGTTTGGCGAGTCAATTCCTCGGCGTGCGCCAGCGACTTCATATTCTCCTTTTGCACTTCGTATTCTTGGGGAATTTGCTGGACGATCGCGTCCAGGTTTTCCAGGAACGGCTTCAGTTCGGGAGGGGAGTTCCCTTGGGTTTGCAGGAACCGGGTCATTTCGGCGGAGAATTTTCGGTACTCGTCGATGCGTTCGAGATGTTGCCGGACAAAATAAATCATGTCGTCGATGGCTTCGGCAATGAACTGCTTCTTCTGGACCTCCTCGCCCGACTCGAACACGACCTGGATCGCTTCGGTATAGCCGCAAGTGCAGGCGCGATGCACCTGGCCGTCGCGCCGGCGATGGTGAGTGCGGAGCTTGCGTCCGGCCACGTCGAGGATGGAGTCCGACGTTTGCCGGCCCAGCGTGGCTTTCAGGATGTCCACCGGGGTGGGGATCAAGGGAGGCGTGTCCTGTCCTTCCAAAAAATAAACCAAGGCTTCGCCCTTCGGCGGGATTTTTTTGCTCAGGTGAAAGAACGCGGTGTCGCCATTGAACCAGACCGGATAGTTGTACGAGCCGGGCACACCGCGCCAGATCTGGCCTTTGGATTCCCGGAAGGCGAAAGAGGTTTTCACTCCGGCTTCCAAAAGCTGCGTTTTCCATTTGGCCGGGAACGGCTTTTTCCACGCGCTCGCTACGTCTTTCTCCAGGTGAACCGGCTTTAATTCTTCCCGATGCCAGATGCCCGGAGCACTCAGTGCGGCCAGATAAAAGCTCTGGCCGCCGCTATCAAACTCAATCGCATCCGCGAGCCGCTTGCCGTCTTGAACCGCGCCCAAAGTGAGTTTCAGTTGCTGCTTTCCCTTCGACCATGTCATCACCAGCATGCTGTCGCCGCCCTTCAACAGACCCAGGAAAAAGCTCTCCGCAGAAACACAAAGCGAATGAGCGGAGGGATAATCCGCCGGGCCAACGATCAGATCGTCGCCGATGAAGCTCGGCGCGACGCCATACTCAATCTGACCGGCCAATCGGAAGTCCTTCAGGCCCTGGGCAGGCTGAATTTCCACGATCTCGGTCCGGTCCATGGCGAACGTGGCCGACAGATCCGTTGATCCCAGGGTGGTGAAAGCGGCTTTGATCACCGCCTGATCGCCGCCGTTCCTCACGATCTCGAGGCGGTTGATGTTCGCGGGCTGAGTGCTTCCTTGAAGCGGGACCAATTCGGCAACCCGATTGAAGGCCGCTGCGTTCGACAGCGATCCGCCCGCTGGCGTGCCAGGATCCGCTTTCGAGAAAACAACGACTCGCCCCTTGGCCGACCAAAAGACCGCGAGCAAACGGTGATTCTCCACGACGGCGTCGCCTTTGAAGGAGTATTCCCGGCCGTAATATCCGGGGTCTGAACTGGCCTTGGCCGGGTCGGCTTCGAGGGTCAGGAGGTCCCTGGGCACGAGTTTCCACCCGGTTTTATTCGCTAGCTCAACCCTGTCCGCAAAGCGCGATCCCGTGTCCCAGATCATCACATTGCTCGCGGCTGACGCGCAAAGGACCGCGAGAAGCATGGCTGCGGTGGTTGATGTGAAGGAGATGGCTCGCTTCAGCAGGAGCGATTGAGGACCACTCACCGTTGGATTTGGCTTCATAAAGACGGCAGACGGTAGTTTCCGAAATCTGCGCAAGCGCTTTCAAAGGAATTCTTATTCTGTCTGGATAGCGCTTTACAACCTTGATTCCTGCGGAGGTCTGGCTGTATGGGCGCGTTTCCCTTCTTCCTCTGAGCTGAATTGCCGGATCCGCGCCGTTCTGGCAGCCTTCTTTCCATGGAACGAATCGTTCACAAAGCGCGCAACTTCAAAGCCGCAGACGAATGGGATGTCCGCCAGCACACCGAGCTTTCGCCAGTCGAGCGGCAGCGAATAGCCCGCGAGTTGAAACGCCGGGTTTATGGAGACGCCGCTCCGGATGTGCGCGCATGCCACCGGAAAAAATAGAGACCGCGCATTTTTCCGCCGACACGCGCGAGTTCATCGCCCTGCTGCATCAACACGCGGTGCGATACGTCATCGTCGGTGGCGAGGCGGTCATCTTCCACGGTTACGCCCGTTTGACCGGTGACGTGGATTTCTTCTACGAGCGAGTGCCACGCCGCTCAGCGAACCGAATGACGGCCTCCCCGTGCTGATCTCCTTTGGGGTTGAGCGCCGTCGCACCGGAAACTAGCATCCGTCCGCTCGATGACTTCGCAAGAACCATAGCATGCTTTTTCACACCTGGCCGTTTCTGGTCTTCCTGCTCATCGTGCTGCCCGTCTTCTTCGCGCTGCGGAAGACGCGGCTCTGGCTCCCGTGGCTGACGATCGCTTCGTATTTTTTCTACGGCTGGTGGAATCCGTACTACCTGTTCCTGGTCGTCTATTCCACCTTGCTCGATTTCAGCCTCGTCGCCCTCATGGAGCGGTGCCCGCGTGAAGGCCAAACCGTTGACCCGCTCGCGCGCCTGACCCGGCTGAAGTTTGACGACCGCGTGTTGAAGTGGGCTTTTGCGGGCGCTTCATCCGCCACGGCGGTTTGCCTGGGAACGGCGCTGTTCGGCTCGGCCACGTTGCGGCCCGCGCTGACGGCGCTCGGAGCGCTGGTGTTTCTGATGGCGCTGGGCGCGCTCTTCAGCAGCCGTCGTATCTGGCTCTTGATCAGCCTGGTCAATAATCTCGCTCTGCTGCTCTTCTTCAAGTATGCGCGTTTCGTCGTCGAGAATCTCAACGCCGTCTTCAGCTCGCTTCCTCTCGCGGTGAGATTGCCCGATCCCTCGACGCTCATGCCGTTCGGGTTCGAGTACTTGCTGCCGGTCGGAATCTCCTTCTTCACGTTCCAGTCTCTGAGTTACACGATTGATTTCTATTTCGGCAACGTGGAGCGGGAACGAAACTTCCTCCGTTTCGCCACGTTCGTTTGCTTTTTCCCCCAACTCATGGCCGGGCCGATCGAGCGGGCCAAACATCTGCTCCCGCAATTTCGCCAGTTCCCGGCAGTTCGTCTCCGGAATTTCACCGACGGCGCTTCGTTGTTTCTGGTGGGCTTGTTCAAGAAACTGGCGCTCGCGAATTACCTCTCGTTCTACGTCGAGCGCGTGTACGACAATCCCGGAGCGCATGGCGCGCCGGCGCTGATCCTCGCGACGGTCGCTTTCGGCTGGCAAATCTTCTTCGACTTCAGCGGTTACACGGACATGGCGCGCGGCGTCGCGAAATTCATGGGCTTTAATCTCATTTTGAATTTCAACAATCCCTATCTCGCGACGGGGTTGGGGGATTTCTGGGCGCGCTGGCACATCAGTCTTTCCACGTGGTTCCGCGATTACGTCTATATTCCGTTGGGCGGAAAACGGGACGGGACGTTTCGGATGTACCGGAACCTGTTCCTGACTTTCTTCATTTCCGGCATCTGGCACGGCGCGGCGTGGACGTTTGTGATTTGGGGAACGCTCCATGCCCTGGGCGTGATGATCACCCGCGAACTGGAGCGGTCCGAATTCTACCGAACGCAGGTGCCGAAGCTGTTGAAACAACTCGGCGTGTTCGCCTTCGTGAGTGTCACCTGGATTTTCTTCCGCGCCGAATCGCTCCCGGAAGCGCTTTTGATCGTCCACCGCATC
The Verrucomicrobiota bacterium DNA segment above includes these coding regions:
- a CDS encoding MBOAT family protein, translating into MLFHTWPFLVFLLIVLPVFFALRKTRLWLPWLTIASYFFYGWWNPYYLFLVVYSTLLDFSLVALMERCPREGQTVDPLARLTRLKFDDRVLKWAFAGASSATAVCLGTALFGSATLRPALTALGALVFLMALGALFSSRRIWLLISLVNNLALLLFFKYARFVVENLNAVFSSLPLAVRLPDPSTLMPFGFEYLLPVGISFFTFQSLSYTIDFYFGNVERERNFLRFATFVCFFPQLMAGPIERAKHLLPQFRQFPAVRLRNFTDGASLFLVGLFKKLALANYLSFYVERVYDNPGAHGAPALILATVAFGWQIFFDFSGYTDMARGVAKFMGFNLILNFNNPYLATGLGDFWARWHISLSTWFRDYVYIPLGGKRDGTFRMYRNLFLTFFISGIWHGAAWTFVIWGTLHALGVMITRELERSEFYRTQVPKLLKQLGVFAFVSVTWIFFRAESLPEALLIVHRIVTAAWQDPQIPALMIGLVALIWLYQFCYESRFRHLLQTGFARVSVAVLMLLYLCLGASGGGAFIYFQF
- a CDS encoding formylglycine-generating enzyme family protein, coding for MKEFVRTVLLLSLVLALVNGCGRETPEARSQTQAGGDKPAPANLAAPAADSAKTAPDSKSETVLIPAGRFTMGDKNEVDSPPHEVSVSAFYMDKFLVTQEQFQRVMGSNPSRWKGDKNPVEQVRWSDAVRFCNKRSELEGLQPCYDTNTWQCNFDANGYRLPTEAEWEYACRAGTTTAYFFGDNSAKLGDYAWIEKNSSGRPRPVGQKQPNPWGLYDICGNVWEWCNDFYKVDYYAESPKQDPRGPQTGENKVLRGGAWRFGDESARSGYRYNENPGYSDVCFGYDIYGFRCVRKASGDAAR